A single genomic interval of Pyrobaculum arsenaticum DSM 13514 harbors:
- a CDS encoding UDP-N-acetylglucosamine--dolichyl-phosphate N-acetylglucosaminephosphotransferase, with protein sequence MFAEIVSAVAAFIAGVVFGLWWVGEQKRRNITSRDIYKNISGVPRAGGLIAMVAATVGYSLLSTITDKSLLVLVISMIMGILGLVDDLKGLSEYVRVLVPVVLAFALARTSMITLTVPMVGLFYGATGWLSVLAIPVLTNAFNMLDPVNGFLPMANTIVGLSLAAVAAMRGQWDAVYLLAVHAAASLSLYVHNRYPAKTFNGNVGSYFLGASISTIAVLYDLVPYLILAGLPFVVNGALIIFSSGGIKGREKIERPTYLENGLVYQQCNSPIISLVRLTVANGPMNEYGIFKALTVLTATTSALTVATTAVIHIFSLPI encoded by the coding sequence ATGTTCGCCGAAATCGTGTCTGCCGTCGCCGCTTTTATAGCCGGTGTTGTTTTTGGCTTGTGGTGGGTAGGCGAGCAGAAAAGGCGCAACATCACATCCCGTGATATATACAAGAATATTAGTGGAGTGCCTAGAGCCGGGGGGCTAATAGCAATGGTGGCTGCAACTGTGGGGTATAGCCTCTTGTCAACAATTACGGATAAGTCGTTGCTAGTTCTGGTGATATCGATGATTATGGGGATCTTGGGGCTAGTTGACGACTTGAAAGGGCTTAGCGAATACGTAAGGGTGCTAGTCCCGGTGGTCTTAGCATTTGCGCTAGCCCGGACAAGTATGATAACGCTTACTGTGCCGATGGTAGGTCTTTTCTATGGGGCAACTGGTTGGCTCTCTGTCTTGGCAATTCCCGTATTGACAAATGCCTTTAACATGCTTGACCCGGTAAACGGCTTTCTTCCCATGGCAAACACCATAGTTGGCCTCTCCCTAGCCGCGGTAGCCGCTATGAGGGGACAGTGGGACGCCGTCTATTTGTTGGCGGTTCATGCGGCGGCTTCCCTTTCGCTGTATGTGCACAACAGATACCCCGCCAAGACCTTCAACGGTAATGTCGGTAGCTACTTCTTGGGAGCTAGCATCTCTACAATAGCAGTACTCTACGACTTAGTCCCTTATCTGATACTAGCTGGTCTTCCCTTTGTTGTAAACGGGGCGTTGATAATATTCTCCTCAGGCGGGATTAAGGGACGGGAAAAAATTGAGAGGCCTACCTATTTGGAAAACGGCCTCGTGTACCAACAATGCAACTCACCTATTATTTCCCTGGTTAGGTTAACTGTAGCCAACGGGCCTATGAACGAGTACGGAATTTTCAAGGCGCTGACGGTGCTGACGGCGACGACCTCGGCATTAACAGTAGCAACCACAGCAGTCATACACATCTTTTCTTTACCCATATGA
- a CDS encoding KEOPS complex subunit Pcc1, with protein MKRVKITLNTSIDCSFSNAVKPDDVDLPDGMEIRHECLDNKWHISITYVLDTPKDILTLRNTLDEIVRSLQVIDKVILRQSSR; from the coding sequence ATGAAGAGAGTTAAAATTACACTGAACACGTCTATAGATTGTAGTTTTTCAAATGCCGTAAAGCCTGACGACGTAGATTTGCCAGACGGCATGGAGATACGCCACGAGTGTCTTGACAACAAGTGGCACATCTCCATTACCTACGTCCTCGACACGCCGAAGGACATACTCACGCTGAGAAATACCCTAGACGAAATAGTTAGATCTCTCCAGGTAATAGATAAGGTTATTCTTCGGCAATCTTCCCGCTAG
- a CDS encoding deoxyhypusine synthase — protein MRDIIEVYRKIGGFQALHVAEAYDVLKEAVEKADLRFLSFTGNLVATGVREIIADAIRRRLFNVVITTAGALDHDIAKSMGARYVPGSFDLDDADLASRGLHRLGNVVIRREEYGPLIEKFVLRHCEELWGRVLATYELAEILGKSLPEDSILGAAARAGVKVFVPGIVDGAVGTALLTCNDLARTRRGATKLLVDVLKDEEELRELVYNSDKLAALIVGGGISKHHVIWWAQFRGGLDYVVYISTAVEYDGSLSGARPREAVSWGKVKPTARSVYIFADATLVLPVLLKAL, from the coding sequence ATGAGAGACATAATAGAGGTCTACCGTAAAATAGGCGGTTTTCAAGCTCTCCACGTCGCCGAGGCATATGACGTGCTGAAAGAGGCCGTAGAGAAGGCGGATCTCCGTTTCTTGTCCTTCACAGGCAACCTCGTAGCCACCGGGGTGAGGGAGATAATCGCCGATGCCATACGGAGGAGATTGTTCAACGTGGTAATAACCACGGCCGGAGCGCTAGACCACGACATCGCCAAGAGTATGGGCGCCCGTTATGTTCCAGGCTCTTTTGATCTAGACGATGCCGATCTAGCATCAAGGGGGTTACACAGGCTGGGAAACGTGGTAATTAGACGCGAGGAGTACGGTCCCCTCATCGAGAAGTTTGTGCTAAGGCACTGCGAAGAGCTCTGGGGGCGGGTTCTGGCCACGTACGAGTTGGCGGAGATACTCGGCAAATCCCTCCCAGAGGACTCTATTCTTGGCGCGGCGGCGCGGGCCGGAGTTAAGGTCTTCGTACCGGGGATAGTGGACGGCGCTGTGGGGACGGCGCTTCTGACATGCAACGATTTAGCCAGGACGAGGAGGGGGGCTACTAAACTGCTGGTCGACGTCTTAAAAGACGAAGAGGAGCTAAGAGAGTTGGTCTACAACAGCGATAAACTTGCGGCGCTTATTGTGGGGGGCGGCATAAGCAAACACCACGTGATCTGGTGGGCTCAATTCAGGGGAGGGCTCGACTACGTGGTATACATCTCGACGGCTGTTGAATACGATGGCTCCCTCAGCGGGGCTAGGCCGAGGGAGGCGGTAAGCTGGGGTAAGGTCAAGCCAACAGCTAGATCTGTCTACATCTTTGCAGACGCTACTCTTGTATTGCCTGTGTTATTAAAGGCTTTGTGA
- a CDS encoding phosphoglycolate phosphatase, with product MRCRILVVDLDGTLTLSRHTYELSTEALLALRRARDAGLRVVLATANGLDFALTIARYLGIRDVVAENGCLVYLDGTTYELCSADMSAVDQIILSTGAVSPSPQNKCRKYDLAYIPLAEDAVERIRVAVGPSFVVESSGYAIHVRPAGVDKGTAVLWLCEKLGVPCFQIASVGDSDVDVGMLKVSWGIAVGNATPAAKSAAKMVVEGPSGIGFKEAVDIILSGGGCTPDDVDSERA from the coding sequence GTGCGGTGTAGGATCCTTGTGGTTGACTTAGACGGCACTCTAACGCTGAGTAGGCACACATACGAGTTATCTACGGAGGCTCTGCTGGCACTACGAAGGGCTAGGGATGCGGGTCTCAGAGTGGTTCTCGCCACGGCTAACGGTCTAGATTTTGCCTTGACAATCGCTAGGTATCTCGGGATTAGAGATGTCGTTGCTGAGAATGGTTGCTTGGTGTACCTAGATGGAACGACCTACGAGCTATGCTCTGCTGACATGTCTGCCGTGGATCAAATTATTCTCTCCACGGGGGCTGTTAGCCCAAGCCCGCAGAACAAGTGCAGGAAGTACGACCTTGCTTATATCCCCCTGGCGGAAGATGCCGTGGAGAGAATAAGAGTAGCGGTAGGCCCCTCCTTTGTTGTGGAGTCAAGCGGTTATGCGATTCATGTGAGACCTGCCGGCGTTGATAAAGGTACTGCCGTGTTATGGCTCTGCGAGAAGCTGGGAGTGCCTTGTTTTCAGATAGCCTCTGTTGGCGACAGCGACGTGGATGTGGGCATGTTGAAAGTTAGCTGGGGAATCGCTGTCGGCAACGCTACGCCAGCCGCCAAATCAGCGGCGAAGATGGTTGTGGAAGGACCTAGCGGGATCGGCTTTAAGGAGGCTGTAGATATAATTCTCTCAGGCGGTGGATGCACCCCTGATGACGTAGATAGTGAGAGGGCCTAG
- a CDS encoding S16 family serine protease: MRKLVLIAVLAVFLVATTWQSYTVRVSSVEINALAVGPTGGAVLPIEVTLITPGDGRAYVAGVPEAGQGFGPSAQIALYTASRLAGVPYANYTALLRVLSADAQVGGPSASGYITVALYALMKGLNLKNDTAMTGIILPDGLIGPVGGVSQKVGAAAEKGIKTVLVPIGEAPSGAQGVRVIEIGTVEEAIYYLTGERIDTPPPSSVDDAVFKNISKKLFNDIYSYYNSTIGRGYVDVGLINKLKAQGYYYAAASLIYQGIVNYYRDQAASSRRTYRDLYDKALQMAKAAESELSKIPVTINNLDLVVASYTRIYEVYFMANSSNPDAGAMYARAVTLSSWVGEARQMAYGPALNDTGLAEVALLYLDYAKTMEAYLETTYGVVATSNLPSVVEVAQDLYRRGHYLASMANSIEVIAQSASALMAAAPDKYLTVARERALTNMARAAACGYTNTLPLSYLQFGDYYRTQQDGASLALGYYIMASIYSTAMGDAACTAVKSGAVIPRPSLSPVYTTLPPTTEQATTRTASNMGGEEKTVILPLVLALLAAVALVYASRR; encoded by the coding sequence ATGAGAAAACTGGTATTAATCGCCGTGCTGGCGGTGTTCCTAGTCGCAACTACCTGGCAGTCCTACACTGTGAGGGTTTCGTCTGTGGAGATCAACGCGCTGGCTGTGGGCCCTACCGGTGGCGCTGTCCTGCCAATAGAGGTCACCCTCATAACCCCGGGAGACGGCAGGGCATATGTCGCAGGAGTGCCTGAGGCGGGCCAAGGGTTTGGCCCCTCGGCCCAGATTGCGCTTTACACGGCGTCTCGCCTAGCCGGCGTCCCGTACGCGAACTACACAGCCCTCCTTAGGGTGTTGTCCGCGGATGCCCAGGTTGGCGGGCCGTCGGCCAGCGGCTACATAACAGTTGCGCTCTACGCGCTGATGAAGGGGCTGAACCTTAAAAACGACACTGCTATGACGGGCATCATACTGCCAGATGGCCTAATAGGGCCAGTGGGAGGCGTGTCGCAAAAGGTGGGCGCTGCGGCTGAGAAGGGCATAAAAACTGTGTTGGTGCCGATAGGGGAGGCCCCGTCGGGGGCGCAAGGGGTTAGAGTTATTGAGATAGGAACAGTTGAGGAGGCGATTTACTACCTAACGGGAGAGAGGATAGACACTCCTCCGCCTAGTAGCGTAGACGACGCCGTTTTTAAGAATATATCAAAAAAGTTGTTCAACGACATATACAGCTACTACAATAGCACAATTGGCCGCGGCTATGTCGACGTTGGCTTGATAAACAAGCTGAAGGCGCAGGGCTACTACTACGCCGCCGCTTCTTTGATATATCAAGGGATTGTGAACTACTACCGCGACCAAGCGGCCTCTTCTAGGAGGACATACCGCGATCTATACGACAAGGCGCTTCAGATGGCCAAGGCGGCTGAGTCGGAGCTCTCAAAAATCCCCGTTACGATCAACAACCTTGACTTAGTCGTGGCAAGCTACACGAGGATATACGAGGTCTACTTCATGGCAAACTCGTCGAATCCCGATGCTGGCGCTATGTACGCCAGGGCAGTAACTCTGAGTTCTTGGGTAGGCGAAGCCAGGCAGATGGCGTACGGGCCTGCCCTTAACGACACCGGACTTGCGGAAGTTGCTTTGCTGTATCTAGACTACGCCAAGACAATGGAGGCTTATCTTGAGACCACATACGGCGTCGTTGCCACAAGCAACCTCCCCTCCGTCGTAGAAGTTGCCCAAGACCTCTACCGCAGGGGTCACTACTTGGCATCAATGGCGAATTCCATCGAGGTAATAGCCCAGTCGGCCTCAGCCCTTATGGCCGCCGCACCGGACAAGTACCTCACCGTGGCGAGGGAGAGGGCGTTGACAAACATGGCAAGGGCAGCCGCTTGTGGCTATACCAATACGTTGCCGCTTAGCTATCTGCAGTTTGGAGACTACTACCGCACTCAGCAAGACGGCGCATCGCTCGCTCTTGGGTATTACATAATGGCCTCGATATACTCCACGGCGATGGGCGACGCGGCGTGCACAGCCGTAAAGAGCGGCGCCGTGATACCGAGGCCTAGCCTATCTCCTGTCTACACCACGCTGCCTCCCACCACTGAGCAGGCCACCACTAGGACGGCGTCTAACATGGGTGGAGAGGAAAAAACGGTGATATTGCCACTCGTGCTGGCGTTGCTGGCTGCAGTAGCACTTGTCTACGCCTCTAGACGGTGA
- a CDS encoding phosphoribosyltransferase — MAVEIGGIKVRFITWAEGVALSEALARKVEESGYVPDVVVAISRGGLVPARIISDVLGVDDVISIGVKYWGLAHRRAEKPVLYHSIEPGVIRDRKTLVVDEVADTGHTLMLAKNLLDLMGAREVKTAVLHLKTTSRFIPDYYAEKIEEWIWLSYPWSRHEDYREFKKKGHDISMYINRIC, encoded by the coding sequence ATGGCAGTTGAGATCGGCGGCATAAAGGTGAGGTTCATCACGTGGGCTGAAGGGGTAGCACTCAGCGAGGCCCTGGCTAGGAAAGTTGAGGAGAGCGGCTACGTCCCCGACGTTGTGGTGGCCATATCGCGCGGCGGGCTGGTCCCGGCCCGTATTATCAGCGACGTGCTTGGCGTAGACGACGTAATAAGCATCGGGGTGAAGTACTGGGGCTTAGCCCACCGCCGGGCCGAGAAGCCGGTGCTCTACCACAGCATAGAGCCCGGCGTGATACGAGATAGAAAGACTCTGGTCGTAGACGAAGTCGCCGATACGGGCCACACCCTTATGCTTGCCAAAAACCTACTAGACCTCATGGGGGCTAGAGAGGTGAAAACCGCAGTCCTACACTTAAAAACCACCAGCAGATTCATCCCCGACTACTACGCAGAGAAAATAGAAGAGTGGATCTGGCTTTCATACCCGTGGAGCCGACATGAGGATTACAGAGAGTTCAAGAAAAAAGGTCACGACATCTCCATGTACATAAACAGAATCTGTTAA
- a CDS encoding recombinase family protein — protein MIPAVTYIRVSTEEQDPENQRQYLERWAAERGIYIVKHYIDVGVSGATQPWERPAFREMAKEADVMEPRPRVLLVYEISRLVRNFQELFALLDVVENKLGLVVVSASEREQALQSLDGVYRQFLRAVLAFVATMEREFIRQRTKTALERARAEGKIWNVAERHPELLEAVVSMYKSGASLGEVARTFGLSTYEVRRLLSQAGVYRPSPHTCPRCFSRMKTVERTAKIVGGRYVVMERLYCHNCGYEETREG, from the coding sequence GTGATACCCGCAGTTACCTACATCCGCGTCTCGACGGAGGAGCAAGACCCGGAAAACCAGCGGCAGTATTTGGAGAGGTGGGCGGCTGAGAGGGGGATCTACATAGTAAAGCACTATATTGACGTAGGGGTGTCTGGCGCTACCCAGCCGTGGGAGAGGCCCGCCTTTAGGGAGATGGCTAAAGAGGCTGATGTCATGGAGCCACGGCCTAGAGTTCTCTTGGTCTACGAAATCTCGAGGCTTGTACGCAACTTCCAAGAACTATTCGCCCTCCTTGACGTTGTGGAGAACAAGCTCGGCCTCGTAGTGGTGTCGGCGAGCGAGAGGGAGCAAGCCCTGCAGAGCCTAGACGGTGTCTACCGCCAATTCCTCAGGGCAGTGCTCGCCTTTGTCGCTACGATGGAGAGGGAGTTTATAAGGCAACGAACCAAGACGGCGCTTGAGAGAGCCCGCGCCGAGGGAAAGATTTGGAACGTCGCGGAGAGACACCCGGAGCTCCTAGAGGCTGTTGTCTCAATGTACAAATCTGGCGCATCGCTAGGAGAAGTGGCTAGAACCTTCGGTCTCTCTACTTACGAGGTGAGGAGACTTCTGTCACAAGCCGGCGTCTATAGGCCTAGTCCTCATACATGTCCCCGTTGTTTCTCACGTATGAAAACTGTGGAGAGAACAGCAAAAATTGTAGGAGGACGATATGTCGTAATGGAGAGATTATATTGCCACAACTGTGGCTACGAGGAGACTAGAGAGGGCTAG
- a CDS encoding 30S ribosomal protein S15, producing the protein MPHRSRHKKGRSGSVRPAHPTVPTWIQYTPEEVEQLAVELARRGFQPSQIGIVLRDQYGIPLVKSITGKKLVKVLEEHGIKYEIPEDLLNLIRRALRIRKHLEEHPKDMSSRRGLQLVESKIHRLIKYYKRVGRLPRDFVYNPQALSHLAT; encoded by the coding sequence GTGCCACACCGATCGCGCCATAAGAAGGGTAGATCTGGATCGGTGCGCCCAGCCCACCCAACAGTGCCTACATGGATACAGTACACGCCCGAGGAGGTTGAGCAACTCGCAGTAGAGCTGGCGAGGCGCGGCTTTCAGCCTTCACAGATTGGGATTGTGCTCAGAGACCAATACGGAATCCCACTCGTGAAGTCGATTACTGGGAAGAAGCTTGTCAAAGTTCTTGAAGAGCATGGGATAAAGTACGAGATTCCGGAGGATCTGCTTAACCTCATCCGAAGAGCTCTTAGAATTAGGAAACACTTAGAGGAGCACCCCAAAGACATGTCGTCGCGGAGGGGGCTTCAGCTGGTGGAGTCGAAGATCCACCGCCTTATTAAGTACTACAAGCGGGTAGGCAGGCTACCGAGGGACTTCGTATATAACCCACAAGCCTTGTCCCATTTGGCGACCTAG
- a CDS encoding Rab family GTPase → MRRVSVAVLGVGGVGKTTYVFRLLGLSLRPRTTLRPGIYRMYLKEKEVDFIDVPGQLASEVAKNFAKTWTFYVDLMIYMYDLTDQSSLYAIAELHSALLDRGINPYKKVVLIGNKRDLAEELGIFIEGDEIATAVGASKIYYISALKDNLDILYLPLEENI, encoded by the coding sequence GTGAGACGGGTATCAGTGGCGGTCCTAGGCGTGGGGGGAGTAGGAAAGACCACGTATGTATTTAGACTTCTTGGCTTGTCTCTGAGACCAAGAACTACCCTACGCCCGGGAATTTATCGTATGTACTTAAAAGAGAAGGAAGTAGATTTTATAGATGTTCCTGGTCAGTTGGCGTCTGAAGTTGCTAAAAACTTTGCAAAGACTTGGACGTTCTACGTTGACCTAATGATCTACATGTACGATTTGACAGATCAGTCATCCCTCTACGCGATAGCGGAGTTGCACAGCGCGTTGCTTGATAGGGGGATTAACCCATACAAAAAGGTAGTCCTAATTGGGAATAAGCGTGATTTGGCAGAGGAGCTCGGCATATTTATAGAGGGGGACGAAATAGCTACTGCGGTTGGGGCTTCCAAGATATACTACATATCTGCCCTAAAAGATAACTTAGATATTTTATATCTCCCACTAGAGGAAAATATATGA
- a CDS encoding SAM-dependent methyltransferase, which produces MYDVPFVATPEVVVRRMLQLARVQKGEVLYDLGSGDGRIVIIAAKEFGAKAFGVEIRKDLYEQSMARIKDLGLAHTATIINASFYDVPLTEADVVTMYLLTSVNERLRPKLEKELRPATRVVTHDFEVPGWRPVVVEEIYEDWRSHKLFLYKIPGREVPVPGKSIQLEDKWLRQVAELVDGVRSVEEIAGKLGVTIRKVREALEELRKLGVVDEVRIIK; this is translated from the coding sequence ATGTACGACGTACCCTTCGTCGCAACGCCTGAGGTGGTGGTCCGACGTATGCTTCAACTTGCCCGGGTCCAGAAGGGGGAGGTGCTCTACGACCTCGGCTCCGGCGACGGCAGAATTGTCATAATTGCCGCAAAGGAATTCGGCGCCAAGGCGTTCGGCGTGGAGATCCGGAAGGATCTATACGAACAGTCCATGGCCCGTATCAAGGATCTTGGACTTGCGCACACGGCTACTATAATTAACGCCAGCTTCTACGACGTACCTCTTACAGAGGCCGACGTAGTCACCATGTACCTCCTCACCAGCGTAAACGAGCGACTTAGGCCAAAGCTTGAGAAAGAGCTTAGACCTGCAACACGTGTGGTGACTCACGACTTTGAAGTACCAGGGTGGAGGCCGGTGGTTGTCGAAGAGATATACGAGGACTGGCGTAGCCACAAGCTGTTCTTATACAAAATCCCGGGGAGAGAGGTCCCCGTGCCAGGGAAGTCCATCCAGCTTGAGGACAAGTGGCTACGCCAAGTGGCTGAGCTGGTAGACGGGGTCAGATCTGTGGAGGAGATTGCGGGGAAGCTGGGCGTGACTATCAGAAAGGTAAGGGAGGCCCTAGAGGAGTTGAGAAAACTGGGAGTTGTCGACGAGGTGAGGATCATTAAATGA